One genomic region from Solwaraspora sp. WMMD792 encodes:
- a CDS encoding TRAM domain-containing protein yields MSSARADLAEGDRTTVRVGAVAHGGHCVARVDGQVVFVRHALPGELVTVEITETHRGYLRGDAVTVHEPAPDRVEPPCRYAGPGRCGGCDLQHVTVAGQLAWKEAVVREQLRRLGGLTEAEVDGLAPQVRALPGGPLGWRTRVRYTVDAADRAGLLKHRSHEVVPVDRCLIAHPTVQAAPVVPASGRRWPGVDAVEVVASAAGEVVVTPVGGSAPQPAGTSGAGSGAQSDLPDAMSGVVSDTLPGPVTQITESAAGRRWRLPAGAFWQVHPAAADTLVTSVLDLLRPRPGESAWDLYGGAGLFAAAVAGRTGPHGRVTMVESSPAGVAAARLNLADLPRIEVVAARVETALTRRRITGPVDLVVLDPPRAGAGARAVAGIAAATRRAIAYVACDPAALARDVRTFRDLGWSLTALHGYDCFPMTRHVECVALLTPAAGR; encoded by the coding sequence GTGAGTTCAGCACGGGCCGACCTGGCGGAAGGCGATCGGACGACGGTACGGGTGGGCGCTGTGGCGCACGGCGGGCACTGCGTCGCCCGGGTCGACGGCCAGGTGGTCTTCGTCCGGCACGCCCTGCCGGGCGAACTGGTCACCGTCGAGATCACCGAGACGCACCGGGGCTACCTGCGCGGTGACGCGGTGACCGTGCACGAACCGGCCCCGGACCGGGTCGAGCCGCCCTGCCGGTACGCCGGCCCTGGCCGCTGCGGCGGCTGCGATCTGCAGCACGTCACCGTGGCCGGTCAGCTGGCCTGGAAGGAGGCGGTGGTCCGGGAGCAGTTGCGGCGGCTCGGTGGACTGACCGAGGCCGAGGTCGACGGGTTGGCGCCGCAGGTCCGGGCGCTGCCGGGCGGACCGCTCGGCTGGCGGACCCGGGTGCGCTACACCGTCGACGCCGCGGACCGGGCCGGCCTGCTCAAGCACCGGTCACACGAGGTGGTGCCGGTGGACCGCTGCCTGATCGCCCACCCGACCGTGCAGGCGGCACCCGTGGTGCCGGCCAGCGGACGTCGGTGGCCGGGTGTCGACGCGGTCGAGGTGGTCGCCTCGGCCGCCGGCGAGGTCGTCGTCACCCCGGTCGGCGGGTCGGCACCCCAGCCGGCGGGGACGTCCGGCGCTGGGTCCGGTGCGCAGTCGGACCTGCCCGACGCGATGTCCGGCGTGGTGTCCGACACGCTGCCCGGTCCGGTGACGCAGATCACCGAATCTGCCGCCGGCCGCCGCTGGCGGCTGCCGGCCGGGGCGTTCTGGCAGGTGCACCCGGCGGCCGCCGATACCCTGGTCACCTCGGTGCTGGACCTGCTGCGTCCCCGTCCCGGCGAGTCGGCGTGGGACCTGTACGGCGGTGCCGGTCTGTTCGCCGCTGCGGTGGCCGGCCGGACCGGGCCGCACGGGCGGGTCACGATGGTCGAATCGTCGCCCGCCGGGGTGGCTGCGGCCCGACTCAACCTGGCCGACCTGCCCCGGATCGAGGTGGTCGCGGCCCGGGTGGAGACGGCGCTGACCCGCCGCCGGATCACCGGACCGGTCGACCTGGTGGTGCTCGATCCACCCCGGGCCGGTGCGGGCGCAAGGGCGGTCGCCGGGATCGCAGCGGCCACCCGGCGGGCCATCGCCTACGTCGCCTGCGACCCGGCCGCGCTCGCCCGGGACGTGCGCACCTTCCGCGACCTCGGCTGGTCGCTGACGGCGTTGCACGGCTACGACTGCTTCCCGATGACCCGGCACGTCGAGTGCGTCGCCCTGCTCACCCCGGCCGCCGGTCGATGA
- a CDS encoding TrkA family potassium uptake protein, translating into MRVAIAGAGNVGRSIAQELIGNGHQVTLIERNPALFLPDRVPEADWVLADACEVASLEDVELSLYDVVVAATGDDKVNLVVSLLAKTEFSVPRVVARVNRAENEWLFTEQWGVDVAVSKPRVMAALVEEAVTVGDLVRLMTFRQGEANLVEITLPTDAPYVGHAVRTVPLPRDSALVAIVRGKRVLTPGPDDPLEPGDELVFVCTAEVEDDVRAVVLGADSVARTRRGDQPPAPVRDGQPAPQD; encoded by the coding sequence ATGCGGGTGGCCATCGCGGGTGCCGGCAACGTCGGCCGCTCCATCGCCCAGGAACTGATCGGCAACGGCCATCAGGTGACCCTCATCGAACGTAATCCCGCGCTGTTCCTGCCGGACCGGGTGCCGGAGGCCGACTGGGTGTTGGCCGACGCGTGCGAGGTGGCCAGCCTGGAGGACGTCGAGCTGAGCTTGTACGACGTGGTCGTCGCGGCCACCGGTGACGACAAGGTGAACCTGGTGGTCTCGCTGCTGGCCAAGACGGAGTTCAGCGTCCCCCGGGTGGTGGCGCGGGTGAACCGGGCCGAGAACGAGTGGCTGTTCACCGAGCAGTGGGGCGTTGACGTGGCGGTCAGCAAGCCACGGGTGATGGCGGCGCTGGTCGAGGAGGCGGTGACGGTCGGCGACCTGGTCCGGCTGATGACCTTCCGGCAGGGTGAGGCGAACCTGGTGGAGATCACCCTACCGACCGACGCCCCGTACGTCGGGCACGCCGTCCGCACCGTGCCGCTGCCCCGCGACTCCGCCCTGGTGGCGATCGTCCGGGGCAAGCGGGTGCTGACCCCGGGCCCGGACGACCCGCTCGAACCCGGTGACGAACTCGTCTTCGTCTGCACCGCTGAGGTGGAGGACGACGTCCGGGCGGTGGTCCTCGGGGCGGACAGCGTGGCCCGCACCCGGCGCGGCGACCAACCGCCGGCGCCGGTCCGCGACGGGCAACCGGCACCGCAGGACTAA
- a CDS encoding APC family permease: MASPTSLIKRLLLGRPFRSDRLQHTLLPKRVALPVFSSDALSSVAYAPDEILLTLSIAGAAAFVYSPWVTLAVAVVMVTVVASYRQNVHAYPSGGGDYEVASVNLGPRFGVGVASALLIDYVLTVAVSVASGVANLGSVLPFVAEHKVPVAVAAIVLLTALNLRGVRESGRMFAVPTYGFVIVITAVIATGLIRIFILGHDLRAPSADLVIAAEWVDLTGFAMAFLLLRAFSSGCAALTGVEAISNGVPAFRPPKSRNAATTLVLLGALSVTMIAGIIWLAQLTGLQFVENPALQIESGPDGYVQKTVVAQLAETVFGSGVLLFVAAGVTALILFLAANTAFSGFPVLGSILAQDRYLPRQLHTRGDRLAFSNGILFLAGFAIVLTVVLQAEVTRLIQLYIVGVFVSFTLSQAGMLRHWNRRLRTERDPAVRRRMHRARAINGFGMTLTGAVLVVVLVTKFALGAWIAIAAMAGVYALMLGIRRHYDTVARELTPAEGRPVLPARNHAVVLVSKVHLPTLRAVAYAQATRPDSLAALTVRVDDADTRAVQAEWDRRELPVPLTVVDSPYREITRPIIDYVKSVRRDAPRDVVTVFIPEYVVGHWWENLLHNQSALRLKGRLLFEPGVMVTSVPWQLASSVGRDLSRYDESLSRGPARGPRPMPTDPIDPVDPDDLAVASDPAGPTAPADPAGSGGQRPASEGQVRGDR; this comes from the coding sequence GTGGCCAGTCCGACCTCCCTGATCAAACGGCTGCTGCTGGGCCGGCCGTTCCGGTCCGACCGGCTCCAGCACACCCTGCTGCCCAAGCGGGTGGCGCTGCCGGTCTTCTCGTCCGACGCGCTCTCCTCGGTGGCGTACGCGCCGGACGAGATCCTGCTGACCCTGTCCATCGCCGGGGCGGCCGCGTTCGTCTACTCGCCGTGGGTCACTCTGGCGGTGGCGGTGGTGATGGTCACCGTGGTCGCCAGCTACCGGCAGAACGTGCACGCCTACCCGTCGGGCGGCGGCGACTACGAGGTGGCCAGCGTCAACCTCGGCCCTCGGTTCGGCGTCGGGGTGGCCAGCGCCCTGCTGATCGACTACGTCCTCACCGTCGCCGTCTCGGTCGCCTCCGGGGTGGCCAACCTGGGCTCGGTGCTGCCGTTCGTGGCCGAGCACAAGGTGCCGGTGGCGGTGGCCGCCATCGTCCTGCTCACCGCCCTCAACCTGCGCGGGGTGCGCGAGTCCGGGCGGATGTTCGCCGTCCCGACGTACGGCTTCGTCATCGTGATCACCGCGGTGATCGCCACCGGCCTGATCCGGATCTTCATCCTCGGGCACGACCTGCGCGCGCCCAGCGCGGACCTGGTCATCGCCGCCGAATGGGTCGACCTGACCGGCTTCGCGATGGCGTTCCTGCTGCTGAGGGCCTTCTCGTCGGGCTGCGCGGCGTTGACCGGGGTGGAGGCGATCTCCAACGGGGTGCCGGCGTTTCGCCCACCGAAGAGCCGCAACGCGGCCACCACCCTGGTGCTGCTCGGCGCGCTGTCGGTGACCATGATCGCCGGGATCATCTGGTTGGCCCAGCTCACCGGGCTGCAGTTCGTGGAGAACCCGGCGCTGCAGATCGAGTCCGGCCCGGACGGCTACGTGCAGAAGACGGTGGTGGCCCAACTGGCCGAGACCGTCTTCGGCTCCGGTGTGCTGCTCTTCGTCGCCGCCGGGGTGACCGCGCTGATCCTGTTCCTCGCCGCGAACACCGCGTTCAGCGGTTTCCCGGTGCTCGGCTCGATCCTCGCCCAGGACCGGTACCTGCCCCGCCAACTGCACACCCGGGGCGACCGGCTGGCGTTCAGCAACGGCATCCTGTTCCTCGCCGGCTTTGCGATCGTGCTGACCGTGGTGCTGCAGGCCGAGGTGACCCGGCTGATCCAGCTCTACATCGTCGGGGTGTTCGTCTCGTTCACCCTGTCCCAGGCCGGCATGCTGCGGCACTGGAACCGGCGGCTGCGTACCGAGCGGGACCCGGCGGTCCGCCGTCGGATGCACCGGGCGCGGGCGATCAACGGATTCGGCATGACGCTGACCGGCGCCGTCCTGGTCGTCGTGCTGGTCACCAAGTTCGCCCTCGGCGCGTGGATCGCGATCGCCGCGATGGCCGGCGTGTACGCGCTGATGCTGGGCATCCGTCGGCACTACGACACGGTGGCCCGGGAACTCACCCCGGCCGAGGGCCGGCCGGTGCTGCCCGCCCGCAACCACGCCGTGGTGCTGGTCAGCAAGGTCCACCTGCCGACGCTGCGGGCGGTCGCGTACGCCCAGGCCACCCGCCCGGACTCGCTGGCCGCGCTCACCGTACGGGTGGACGACGCGGACACCCGCGCGGTGCAGGCCGAGTGGGACCGCCGTGAGCTGCCGGTGCCGCTGACCGTGGTCGACTCGCCGTACCGGGAGATCACCCGGCCGATCATCGACTACGTCAAGTCGGTGCGCCGCGACGCGCCGCGCGACGTGGTCACCGTGTTCATCCCCGAGTACGTGGTCGGCCACTGGTGGGAGAACCTGCTGCACAACCAGAGCGCGCTGCGGCTCAAGGGCCGGCTGCTGTTCGAACCGGGGGTGATGGTGACCAGCGTCCCATGGCAGCTGGCATCGAGCGTGGGCCGGGACCTGAGCCGGTACGACGAGTCGCTCAGTCGCGGCCCGGCGCGCGGTCCGCGCCCGATGCCCACTGATCCGATCGACCCGGTCGACCCGGACGATCTGGCTGTCGCGTCCGATCCGGCCGGGCCGACGGCGCCGGCGGATCCCGCCGGGTCGGGCGGCCAACGGCCGGCGTCGGAGGGGCAGGTACGCGGTGACCGGTGA
- a CDS encoding LytR C-terminal domain-containing protein, translating into MRALVVIGGLVVFALVFVIVAMVRDSQGGEATATACPDGWALADVQLREAKDVRLNVYNATDTSGLATNIADDLSNRNFQIEEAANDPEGRRIDDVAVLRYGPEAVGSAHLMRAYFLDQARTEYDPAREDDIVDVVIGNAFRQLATTTEVNQSLAALGKPVLPPQTCAAPED; encoded by the coding sequence GTGCGAGCGCTCGTCGTCATCGGTGGACTTGTCGTGTTCGCCCTGGTCTTCGTCATCGTCGCGATGGTCCGCGACAGCCAGGGTGGCGAGGCCACCGCGACCGCCTGCCCGGACGGCTGGGCCCTGGCCGACGTCCAGCTACGGGAGGCCAAGGACGTCCGGCTCAATGTCTACAATGCGACCGACACCAGCGGGCTCGCCACCAACATCGCCGACGATCTGAGCAACCGCAACTTCCAGATCGAGGAGGCGGCCAACGACCCGGAGGGCCGGCGGATCGACGACGTGGCCGTACTGCGGTACGGCCCCGAGGCGGTCGGCTCCGCCCACCTGATGCGCGCCTACTTCCTCGACCAGGCCAGGACCGAGTACGACCCGGCCCGCGAGGACGACATCGTGGACGTGGTCATCGGCAACGCCTTCCGGCAACTGGCGACCACCACCGAGGTGAACCAGTCACTGGCGGCACTGGGCAAGCCGGTGCTGCCGCCGCAGACCTGCGCCGCGCCCGAGGACTGA
- a CDS encoding OB-fold nucleic acid binding domain-containing protein, which translates to MAIDERRPSLRRFLRRLAATEAELDAEQLQRESAECGATPAGQCHRGEVVSVSGRLRTVVYCPRTNLPSLEADLYDGSDVVTLVWLGRRRIAGIEPGRQLTARGRVAVRDDRKVIYNPHYELESPR; encoded by the coding sequence ATGGCGATCGATGAACGCCGTCCGTCGCTGCGCCGGTTCCTGCGCCGGCTCGCCGCCACCGAAGCCGAGCTGGACGCCGAACAGCTACAGCGGGAGAGCGCCGAGTGCGGAGCTACCCCCGCCGGGCAGTGTCACCGCGGCGAGGTTGTCTCGGTCTCCGGTCGGCTCCGTACCGTGGTCTACTGCCCTCGGACCAACCTGCCGAGCCTGGAGGCCGACCTCTACGACGGTAGCGACGTCGTCACCCTGGTCTGGCTGGGCCGGCGACGGATCGCCGGTATCGAACCGGGTCGCCAGCTCACCGCCCGCGGCCGGGTCGCGGTCCGCGACGACCGTAAGGTGATCTACAACCCGCACTACGAGTTGGAATCCCCCCGGTGA
- the dxs gene encoding 1-deoxy-D-xylulose-5-phosphate synthase, giving the protein MSQVEAGSDGRLLATVRTPQDVKRLSADELAVLSAEIRDFLVAKVSRTGGHLGPNLGVVELTIAMHRVFDSPRDRFLFDTGHQAYVHKILTGRQAAFDQLRQRGGLSGYPSQAESEHDLIENSHASTALSYADGLAKAYALRGEARSVVAVVGDGALTGGMCWEALNNIAGARNPLVIVVNDNGRSYAPTIGGLADHLAALRLNPGYEKVLDLVKDTLGATPMVGRPMYEVLHAVKKGIKDAVAPQTMFEDLGIKYVGPIDGHELAAVESALQRAKGFGGPVIVHVVTRKGYGYRPAEEDEADCLHGPSSAFDVETGKLLAAPAVKWTHVFADELVAVADERPDVVGITAAMAEPTGIASLARKYPHRVYDVGIAEQHATTSAAGLAMGGLHPVVAVYATFLNRAFDQVLLDVAMHKLPVTFVLDRAGVTGPDGPSHYGIWDMSVFGVVPGLRIAAPRDAATLREELREAVAVDDGPTLVRFPTGSVAADLPALRRVGGVDVLAESDRRDVLLVAVGAFGHLGVDVAARVAEQGYGVTVVDPRWVRPVAAELVELAAAHRLVVTVEDGVRTGGVGDAVAKALRDADVPVPLRDLGVPADWHPHGSRTQILADLRLTAQDVARDVTGWISGLDDPDNDPPAGTGFVGDVPGERSTTRRGAGRRS; this is encoded by the coding sequence TTGAGCCAGGTAGAGGCAGGATCCGACGGCCGCTTGCTGGCCACCGTCCGCACACCTCAGGACGTCAAGCGGCTCTCCGCCGACGAGTTGGCGGTGCTGTCCGCCGAGATCCGTGACTTCCTGGTCGCCAAGGTGTCCCGCACCGGCGGGCACCTGGGGCCCAACCTCGGTGTGGTGGAGCTGACCATCGCCATGCACCGGGTCTTCGACTCACCTCGGGACCGGTTCCTGTTCGACACCGGTCACCAGGCGTACGTACACAAGATTCTGACCGGCCGGCAGGCCGCCTTCGACCAGCTCCGCCAGCGCGGTGGCCTGTCCGGCTATCCGAGCCAGGCCGAGAGCGAGCACGACCTGATCGAGAACTCGCACGCCTCCACCGCGCTGTCCTACGCGGATGGTCTGGCCAAGGCGTACGCGTTGCGCGGCGAGGCGCGCAGCGTGGTCGCCGTCGTCGGCGACGGGGCACTGACCGGCGGCATGTGCTGGGAAGCGCTGAACAACATCGCCGGTGCCCGCAACCCGCTGGTCATCGTGGTCAACGACAACGGCCGGTCGTACGCGCCGACCATCGGTGGTCTGGCCGACCACCTGGCGGCGCTGCGGCTGAACCCGGGCTACGAGAAGGTCCTCGACCTGGTCAAGGACACCCTCGGCGCCACCCCGATGGTCGGCCGGCCGATGTACGAGGTGCTGCACGCGGTCAAGAAGGGCATCAAGGACGCGGTCGCGCCGCAGACCATGTTCGAGGATCTCGGCATCAAGTACGTCGGCCCGATCGACGGGCACGAGCTGGCCGCCGTCGAGTCGGCGTTGCAGCGGGCCAAGGGTTTCGGCGGGCCGGTCATCGTGCACGTGGTGACCCGCAAGGGGTACGGCTACCGGCCGGCCGAGGAGGACGAGGCCGACTGCCTGCACGGTCCGAGCAGCGCTTTCGATGTGGAGACCGGCAAACTGCTGGCCGCCCCGGCGGTGAAGTGGACCCATGTCTTCGCCGACGAGCTGGTGGCGGTCGCCGACGAGCGGCCCGACGTCGTCGGGATCACCGCGGCGATGGCCGAACCGACCGGTATCGCGTCGCTGGCCCGCAAGTACCCGCACCGGGTGTACGACGTCGGTATCGCGGAGCAGCACGCCACCACCTCGGCCGCCGGCCTGGCGATGGGCGGGCTGCACCCGGTGGTCGCGGTCTACGCGACGTTCCTCAACCGGGCGTTCGACCAGGTGCTGCTGGACGTGGCGATGCACAAGCTGCCGGTGACCTTCGTGCTGGACCGGGCCGGGGTGACCGGCCCGGACGGGCCCAGCCACTACGGCATCTGGGACATGTCGGTCTTCGGGGTGGTGCCAGGGCTGCGGATCGCCGCTCCTCGGGACGCGGCGACCCTGCGTGAGGAGCTACGCGAGGCGGTGGCGGTCGACGACGGCCCGACCCTGGTGCGCTTCCCGACCGGTTCGGTCGCCGCCGACCTGCCGGCGCTACGTCGGGTTGGCGGGGTGGACGTGCTGGCCGAGTCCGACCGGCGCGACGTGCTGCTGGTCGCCGTCGGCGCGTTCGGACACCTCGGCGTCGACGTGGCGGCCCGGGTCGCCGAGCAGGGCTACGGGGTGACCGTGGTCGACCCGCGCTGGGTCCGTCCGGTCGCCGCCGAGCTGGTCGAGCTCGCCGCCGCGCACCGGCTGGTGGTCACCGTCGAGGACGGGGTACGTACCGGCGGTGTCGGGGACGCCGTTGCCAAGGCGCTGCGCGATGCCGACGTGCCGGTGCCGCTGCGTGATCTTGGCGTACCGGCCGACTGGCATCCGCACGGCAGCCGGACGCAGATCCTCGCCGATCTGCGGCTGACCGCGCAGGACGTGGCGCGCGACGTGACCGGCTGGATCTCCGGGCTGGACGATCCGGACAATGATCCGCCGGCCGGCACGGGCTTTGTCGGTGACGTTCCCGGCGAAAGGTCCACCACTCGACGTGGTGCCGGCCGGCGCAGCTGA
- a CDS encoding DUF4193 domain-containing protein, with the protein MATDYDAPRRDEVDLGEDSLEELKARRVDSQSGAVDVDEAEVAESFELPGADLADEELTVKVLPMQSDEFRCARCFLVHHRSQLAVERNNELICRECT; encoded by the coding sequence ATGGCCACCGACTACGACGCTCCGCGTCGCGACGAGGTCGACCTCGGCGAGGACAGCCTGGAGGAGCTCAAGGCACGGCGCGTCGACTCACAGTCGGGCGCCGTCGATGTGGACGAAGCCGAGGTGGCCGAGAGCTTCGAGCTGCCCGGTGCCGACCTGGCGGACGAGGAACTGACGGTGAAGGTGCTGCCGATGCAGTCGGACGAGTTCCGCTGCGCGCGCTGCTTCCTGGTCCACCACCGCAGCCAACTCGCCGTCGAGCGCAACAACGAGCTGATCTGTCGCGAGTGCACCTGA
- the dut gene encoding dUTP diphosphatase, giving the protein MSDTVRVAVRRLDPGLPVPGYAHPGDAGADLYAAEDAELAPGARALVRTGVAVALPAGYVGLVHPRSGLAARLGVTVLNAPGTVDAGYRGEILVNLINHDLSRPARICRGDRIAQLVIQRVETAEFSVVDELPDSARGSAGHGSTGGHAGLSVVAQPTPAEPAAR; this is encoded by the coding sequence ATGTCTGACACGGTGCGGGTGGCGGTACGCCGGCTCGATCCGGGTCTGCCGGTGCCGGGCTACGCCCATCCGGGCGACGCCGGAGCCGATCTGTACGCCGCCGAGGACGCCGAGTTGGCGCCCGGCGCGCGGGCGCTGGTGCGTACCGGGGTGGCGGTCGCGTTGCCGGCCGGGTACGTCGGGCTGGTCCACCCCCGCTCCGGCCTCGCCGCGCGGCTGGGCGTCACCGTGCTGAACGCCCCCGGTACGGTCGACGCGGGCTACCGCGGTGAGATCCTGGTGAACCTGATCAACCACGATCTGTCCCGGCCGGCCCGGATCTGTCGAGGTGACCGGATAGCGCAACTTGTGATACAACGCGTCGAAACAGCAGAGTTCTCTGTCGTTGACGAGTTGCCCGACTCGGCGCGAGGTTCCGCCGGGCACGGCTCGACCGGCGGCCATGCCGGCCTGTCCGTCGTGGCCCAGCCGACCCCGGCCGAACCGGCAGCCCGCTGA
- a CDS encoding DUF3159 domain-containing protein: protein MTSGQHPPAAGSDDEERLPSITEQMAEQLGGWRGLVESSVPIAVFVVCNVIWDLSVALIAAVSVAVGIAVVRLLQRRPIRHAVNGLFGIGIGALLAWRTGEERDFYLPGILYGIGYGLALLGSVVIRQPLVGWIWSVLAAGGRSEWRADPVLIRTFNRLTVLWGVVWLLKVGVQAGFYLASMETALGVSRLLLGYPPYAVLLAITIWVVRRVNRERHDSGPVLAASN from the coding sequence ATGACCTCTGGACAGCACCCCCCGGCAGCCGGCAGTGACGACGAGGAACGCCTGCCGAGCATCACCGAGCAGATGGCCGAGCAGCTCGGCGGCTGGCGCGGGCTCGTCGAGTCGAGCGTGCCGATCGCCGTCTTCGTGGTCTGCAACGTCATCTGGGACCTGTCGGTGGCGCTGATCGCCGCGGTGAGTGTCGCGGTCGGTATCGCGGTGGTCCGGCTGCTGCAGCGCCGTCCGATCCGGCACGCGGTCAACGGGCTGTTCGGCATCGGCATCGGTGCCCTGCTCGCCTGGCGGACCGGCGAGGAACGCGACTTCTACCTGCCGGGCATCCTGTACGGCATCGGCTACGGGCTGGCCCTGCTCGGCTCAGTGGTGATCCGCCAACCGCTGGTCGGCTGGATCTGGTCGGTGCTCGCGGCAGGTGGCCGGTCCGAGTGGCGCGCCGACCCCGTGCTGATCCGCACCTTCAACCGGCTGACCGTGCTCTGGGGCGTCGTCTGGCTGCTCAAGGTCGGTGTGCAGGCCGGCTTCTACCTGGCCTCGATGGAGACCGCGCTGGGCGTCTCCCGGCTGCTGCTCGGTTATCCGCCGTACGCGGTGCTGCTGGCGATCACCATCTGGGTGGTCCGCCGGGTCAACCGTGAGCGCCACGACTCCGGACCGGTGCTGGCCGCCTCGAACTGA
- a CDS encoding DUF3710 domain-containing protein: MVFSRGRGRGRHAQDGPVGPETDDLAPGNPTQGPYDVTEAPTGVRRLDLGSLQIPAIEGVEVRVQANPDGAIQQVVLANRGSALQLGVFAAPRTEGIWDEVRVEITESLRRDGATVRETTGEYGPELLAQVRTPDGGTDLRFVGIDGPRWMVRALFQGPAAVDPAAAATLTEVLRGLVVDRGQEAKPVREPLPLRLPRELAEQARQSPPATP, from the coding sequence GTGGTCTTCTCCCGCGGCCGCGGGCGCGGCCGGCACGCGCAGGACGGACCCGTCGGTCCCGAGACCGACGACCTGGCGCCCGGCAACCCGACGCAGGGCCCGTACGACGTGACCGAGGCCCCGACCGGCGTCCGCCGGCTCGACCTGGGCAGCCTGCAGATCCCCGCGATCGAAGGGGTCGAGGTCCGGGTGCAGGCCAACCCCGACGGGGCGATCCAGCAGGTGGTCCTCGCCAACCGGGGCAGCGCGCTGCAGCTCGGGGTCTTCGCCGCACCGCGTACCGAGGGCATCTGGGACGAGGTGCGCGTCGAGATCACCGAATCGCTGCGCCGCGACGGGGCGACCGTCCGGGAGACCACCGGCGAGTACGGCCCTGAGCTGCTGGCCCAGGTGCGTACTCCGGACGGCGGCACCGACCTGCGGTTCGTCGGCATCGACGGACCACGCTGGATGGTGCGGGCGCTGTTCCAGGGCCCGGCCGCCGTGGACCCGGCGGCCGCCGCGACGCTCACCGAGGTGCTGCGCGGGTTGGTCGTCGACCGCGGCCAGGAGGCGAAGCCGGTACGCGAACCGCTGCCGCTGCGGCTGCCCCGCGAGCTCGCCGAGCAGGCGCGGCAGTCGCCGCCGGCCACGCCGTAG
- a CDS encoding TrkA family potassium uptake protein, giving the protein MHVVIMGCGRVGSTLAHNLEDRGHSVAVIDKDANAFRRLPNDFAGTRVTGSGYDRDVLQSAGIEQADAFAAVSSGDNSNIISARLARETFGVSRVAARIYDQRRAEVYERLGIPTVATVRWTADRMLRHLVPEGHVEIFRDPTSTVSIVEVPLHREWIGRPLQALERAAGTRAAYLMRFGIGTLPTPSTVLQEGDQVFMLVTDDIADAVTLTASSLPEGAR; this is encoded by the coding sequence GTGCACGTCGTGATCATGGGTTGCGGCCGGGTCGGCTCGACCCTGGCACACAACCTGGAGGACCGCGGCCACTCGGTCGCGGTGATCGACAAGGACGCCAACGCGTTCCGGCGGCTGCCCAACGACTTCGCCGGCACCCGGGTCACCGGCTCCGGCTACGACCGCGACGTGCTGCAGTCCGCCGGGATCGAGCAGGCCGACGCGTTCGCCGCAGTCTCCAGCGGCGACAACTCCAACATCATCTCGGCCCGGCTGGCCCGCGAGACGTTCGGCGTGTCCCGGGTCGCCGCCCGGATCTACGACCAGCGGCGGGCCGAGGTCTACGAACGGCTCGGCATCCCGACGGTGGCGACCGTACGGTGGACCGCCGACCGGATGCTGCGTCACCTGGTCCCCGAGGGGCACGTGGAGATCTTCCGGGACCCGACCAGCACGGTCTCGATCGTCGAGGTGCCACTGCACCGGGAGTGGATCGGGCGGCCGCTGCAGGCGCTGGAGCGGGCGGCCGGCACCCGGGCGGCGTACCTGATGCGGTTCGGAATCGGCACGCTGCCGACCCCGTCCACCGTGCTGCAGGAGGGTGATCAGGTCTTCATGCTGGTCACCGACGACATCGCCGACGCCGTCACGTTGACCGCCAGCAGCCTGCCGGAAGGAGCCCGGTGA
- a CDS encoding DUF3093 domain-containing protein, giving the protein MAPASAEPDTPYRAVVHYRERLRLPWWLWVGGSALAAFLAAEVWMGTSGVRAWLPFSVLLPSTVAGLWWLGRIPIRVTSDELQVDDARLPLRYVAEVVALDGDGRRELLGVGADPLAFVIQRPWIAGAVQVVLDDPADPTPYWVVSTRDPVRLAGEIRAAQQSQAAGATGDRATDGGATADPPAS; this is encoded by the coding sequence GTGGCACCCGCTTCCGCCGAACCCGACACACCGTACCGGGCCGTCGTGCACTACCGGGAGCGACTCCGCCTGCCGTGGTGGCTCTGGGTGGGCGGGTCGGCGCTCGCGGCCTTCCTGGCGGCCGAGGTCTGGATGGGCACCTCCGGGGTCCGGGCCTGGCTGCCGTTCAGTGTGCTGCTGCCGTCGACCGTCGCCGGCCTGTGGTGGCTGGGGCGAATCCCGATCCGGGTCACCTCGGACGAACTTCAGGTCGACGACGCCCGACTTCCCCTGCGGTACGTCGCCGAGGTCGTCGCCCTGGACGGGGACGGGCGCCGGGAACTGCTCGGAGTAGGCGCCGACCCACTGGCGTTCGTCATCCAACGGCCGTGGATCGCCGGCGCCGTACAGGTCGTACTGGACGATCCGGCGGACCCCACGCCGTACTGGGTGGTGAGCACCCGGGACCCGGTCCGGTTGGCCGGCGAGATCCGCGCCGCCCAGCAGAGCCAGGCAGCCGGCGCGACCGGTGACCGCGCGACGGATGGCGGCGCCACTGCCGACCCGCCGGCCAGCTGA